In the genome of Verrucomicrobiota bacterium, one region contains:
- a CDS encoding ATP-binding protein: MKVKARFFRHDLFLKGLLLLNILALLVVFLVSWQRDHEKALRENEEQQQTAQTALLKAPNLGSLALPAGARPYLMEPRAENLIEGEYWIQLELNRECTPELIALVPRYNSLGQPEDFPQRFRLSLSMDAHFENETILFDSSEELYRPDPRSIPVFDNPQQASCRYLRLTILPLDPSIQVPDLGYNELINIRCSLSEIQVFFGEQNLALLAPVSSSLRQLKHDPFPAKHLTDGWTPLGPWVDESIASLTEGYHSLHTPVEKKRPGDYWVQIDLGRVEPIDEIRIYPVLPRAFNEEEGYGLPHDYRVELSDTADFENPVILPGPFGKGFVRPTRQTISISGDSQSARYIRFVAETLRENRWGATFFCIAEIEVISNGRNLAKDQPVRAANTLSQHLYQKAWTDAEETLQRQGVDSPTDEEIHALVRADIDQKFEDGIVAYWIDQALVDGFGSRHAMISPIEWYRDLQEGAELQAQIEWLADQRQVLLKAQSQSQSHQVVLSASLGALLLLLSGLTFRASYKRRKESLHEELAQDLHDELASELANIALLSELASSQLKANPQDQLGHEQLDRLRSGAQLSSTTIRELIFRTQHSSYEFAKVAQVLEEIAHRRLTPLHIDYQQSEQTSLDTSVRISGKNVRAILLTFKELLTNITTHTSATQVVVRLKASRLQIQLSVEDNGKGFPVEMSESNGLNGHGLDSLRKRAKKNRGTFTIETICDAKGSPAGCEAILTLPT; the protein is encoded by the coding sequence ATGAAAGTGAAAGCCCGTTTTTTTCGTCATGATTTGTTCCTGAAAGGGTTGCTCCTTTTGAACATCCTGGCGCTGCTGGTCGTATTTCTAGTGTCTTGGCAACGAGATCATGAAAAGGCATTGCGGGAGAACGAAGAGCAGCAACAAACCGCCCAGACTGCCTTGTTGAAAGCGCCAAATCTGGGTTCGCTTGCTCTACCTGCCGGAGCAAGGCCTTATCTCATGGAGCCACGGGCCGAGAATCTTATCGAAGGAGAATACTGGATCCAATTGGAACTGAACCGGGAATGTACCCCCGAGTTGATTGCCCTTGTGCCCAGATACAATTCTCTCGGCCAGCCGGAAGACTTTCCACAGCGATTTCGGCTTTCACTATCCATGGACGCCCATTTTGAGAATGAGACGATCCTTTTTGATTCATCTGAGGAATTGTATCGCCCGGACCCTCGCAGTATTCCGGTTTTCGATAATCCTCAACAAGCCTCATGCAGGTATCTGCGCCTGACGATTCTACCTCTTGATCCATCGATTCAGGTCCCCGATCTAGGCTACAATGAACTCATCAATATCCGCTGTAGCTTATCGGAGATCCAAGTCTTTTTCGGGGAGCAAAACTTGGCTTTGCTCGCACCTGTGAGTTCATCACTCCGACAACTGAAACATGATCCCTTTCCTGCAAAACACCTTACGGATGGGTGGACTCCGTTGGGTCCGTGGGTGGATGAGAGCATAGCTAGCCTGACGGAAGGCTATCATTCTCTTCACACTCCAGTCGAAAAAAAACGGCCAGGGGACTACTGGGTGCAGATCGATCTCGGCCGAGTGGAACCGATTGATGAGATTCGCATCTATCCCGTTTTGCCCAGAGCTTTTAACGAAGAAGAAGGCTATGGCTTGCCCCATGACTACCGTGTAGAGCTTTCCGACACAGCCGATTTTGAGAATCCGGTAATATTGCCTGGTCCTTTCGGGAAAGGGTTTGTCCGCCCGACCCGCCAAACGATCTCCATAAGTGGCGATTCGCAATCAGCGCGCTACATCCGCTTTGTTGCGGAAACCCTCCGCGAGAACCGGTGGGGTGCGACCTTCTTTTGTATCGCCGAAATAGAGGTCATCAGCAATGGACGTAATCTCGCAAAGGACCAACCCGTTCGCGCCGCCAATACACTCTCCCAACATCTTTATCAGAAAGCTTGGACGGATGCCGAAGAAACCCTCCAAAGACAAGGCGTGGACTCTCCCACTGATGAAGAGATCCACGCTTTGGTACGGGCGGACATTGATCAAAAATTCGAGGACGGGATCGTGGCCTACTGGATCGACCAGGCACTCGTCGATGGTTTTGGAAGCCGGCACGCCATGATTTCACCGATTGAATGGTATCGCGACTTACAAGAAGGTGCAGAGCTTCAAGCGCAAATCGAATGGTTGGCCGACCAGCGCCAGGTTTTGCTGAAGGCACAGAGCCAATCCCAGAGTCACCAGGTCGTCCTCTCCGCGAGTCTGGGAGCTCTGTTGCTTTTACTCTCGGGGTTGACTTTTCGAGCATCCTACAAGCGCAGAAAAGAATCTCTCCACGAAGAACTTGCCCAGGATTTGCATGATGAACTCGCAAGCGAGCTGGCTAACATTGCACTTCTGAGTGAGCTGGCCTCCTCTCAACTCAAGGCCAACCCGCAGGATCAACTCGGCCACGAACAACTGGATCGCCTGCGCAGTGGTGCCCAGCTCTCGTCGACGACCATTCGTGAACTCATCTTTCGAACCCAGCACTCTAGTTATGAGTTTGCGAAAGTCGCACAAGTCCTTGAGGAAATCGCCCACCGCCGCTTAACTCCACTGCACATCGACTATCAGCAAAGTGAACAAACCTCTCTCGACACATCAGTGAGAATCTCGGGCAAGAATGTGAGGGCGATCCTCCTCACCTTTAAAGAACTCCTCACAAACATCACGACCCACACCTCTGCCACTCAAGTGGTGGTTCGCCTAAAAGCGAGCAGGCTACAGATTCAGCTCTCCGTAGAGGACAACGGCAAAGGCTTCCCGGTCGAAATGAGCGAATCGAATGGCCTGAACGGACACGGTCTCGACTCGCTTCGCAAACGCGCGAAGAAGAACCGAGGCACGTTCACCATCGAAACGATCTGCGACGCAAAGGGATCGCCCGCTGGTTGCGAGGCCATCCTGACTCTTCCCACCTAG